Below is a genomic region from Rhododendron vialii isolate Sample 1 chromosome 5a, ASM3025357v1.
gtactgagcaagtggtctgcttggggcgttacaggtggtatcagagccatccatgtacacgaccgtgtgggcccttggagtttggtttgatttggttgttggtttgatttataatagtgattatagtgctcaagcCCTtgcgagggcgcgaggctataaagttggggagattatAACActccgtcccacatcggaagtctacatggatgatcttggacatataacaaaccttgtgggctactactagtaccttgtgcttaagcttttgggccatgtggtgtgtcttgtggatcaaaatcaaggtactggGCAAGTGGTCTGCTTGGAGCGTTACAAAAATCATTacatgcaaaaaaatatatcaaaggATGTTTAGTTTAGTAATCAAaccatttttttccaaaaaagaaaaacctgtCTTTTGCCTAGTAGTATTATTTATGAtaacaaatttttgttttctcgGTATTTTCATTCATCTTAATCAAAATACTattccaataaaaataaaaagtttatttatGATAACTAAAACATAGTAAAActcatcattttacttttaaaatttcccgtcaaatattttttaaattaataattcttcCAAAAAGGTAAACTTATAAGTCACCCCAACACAATTTGTTGGGCAAATGACGGCCAAGgcccaaggacgtgttttgataattaataccaacTAAGGACATGCTGACGTTCTTAGttgatattaattatcaaaacacgtccttaattggtattaattatcaaaacacgtcattggttGTCATTTTTCCCAATTTGTTTTGTATGGGAAAATAATGTATCAATAGTATTGTCTAGAAATCTGGAATAAGTCACAAttagcttttgagattttggttGGGTCAAAAAATGTTACATCATCAATTAGGCATTTCTTTACTTGCCCCGTTCGTAACATTTTAATTGttcttgaaaattttataatCTTGGAAAGTGAAAGTTTACAGCACTAGTTTTCCTTTTGCTTAGCACCTAAGAAAACATATAATTGACTTTTTACAAGTTGATTAGCACCTTACTTCTTCATTTCCTTGTGGCTTCAAACTCCGGAATTGACCACCTTGTTTAGTTACCCTTATATTTGgaatctttttgaaaatttagttttgttcatttttgaaaatCTATTTTTGAGGCAGCATTCTCTTATTTTGAACCCACGGTTTCCCAAAAGAGTTTTGATTCCCTACATTGcaaacttttctctctctctctctctctctctctctctctgttgcaCGACGCAGATGACCCCTCTGCTAGAATgtgatagaaaacagagaaacagagacggaaaatactaatattatttctgaataaattacaatgaggtgagtacacctttaaatagagtaaagctatgcctaagaaaggaagattacaagatttgattacgatatgattaccctatgattatgttatgatatgattacgatatgattaccctattaTTATGTTATaatttgattacgatacatgtcctaaaataacatattacaagaagatacagaatatatattcacaccccccctcaaactcaaggtgcGAGAGCAGAGAGCATCGAGAGTTTGTCAAGGAGAAAACGGAAACGAGCAGCGGTATGGGTCTTCGTGAAGAAATCAGCCAACTGCAATGTGGAGGAGACGAAGGATAAAACAATGGTATCAGACCGAAGATGCTGACGTATGAAATGACAATAaatctcaatgtgcttcgtGCGCTCATGGAAGACCGAGTTGTGGGCAATCTGAATAGCACTCTTATTGTCGCAGTAAAGAGGCGTAGGAGTAGTAACAAAGACTCCCATATCGAAAATAAGCCAGCGAAGCCAAACGATTTCAGCGGTAGCATGGACCATGGCACGATATTTAGCTTCCGCGGTGGAGCGAGCAACAACAAattgctttttgcttttttatGAGATAAGAGAATCgcctagaaaaacacagaggccAAAGGTAGATTTGCGGTCATTGACATCACTTGCCCAGTTAGCATCAGCATAAACATGGAGGGTTAAGCTTGATGTAGAAGAAATCAGAAGGCACTGATGAAGGGTACCACGAAGATAACGGAGAATAGGTAAGAGGGCAGCCCAATGCGTAGTCCGAGGAGCAGAGACAAACTGATTAACAATGTGAACTGCATAAGAAATATCTGGCCAAATAACAGTAAGATAAACCAAGCAACCCACAAATTCGCGATATTCCGTAGGATCCTCAAGGGGGACACCATCAGAGGCAGAGAACTTGGCATGAAGTTCAAGGGGAGTATCAACAGTCTTCGTATCCGTGAGACGAGCACGGTGAAGAATATCAGTAACATATTTGGACTGTCCCAAAAGATACCCTTGAGGAGAGGAAGCAGCTTCAATACCAAGGAAATAACGTAGCGGgcccaagtctttcatttcGAATTCATGGAAGAGATGACTTTTGACTTCAGCAATAGCAATAGAATCAGAACCAGtgatgatcatgtcatcaacataaagtaaGAGAAGTATCAGGCCATGAGAGGTGCGATGGAGAAATAGAGCAGAGTCATGCATGCTAGGCGTGAAGCCAATCTAAAGAACAACATCCTGGAAGCGTGAATACCAAGCGCGAGGGGACTGTTTCAAGCCATAGAGAGCATGACGCAAGCGACAAACTATATCGGAAGGATGAGAGAAGCCAGGAGGAGGCCGTATATAAATCTCTCCAGAGAGATTGccattgagaaaagcattcTTTACATCCAACTGAGAAAGAGGATACTGGTGCACTGCGGCCACTGATATCTAGGTGCGAACAGTGGTCATTTTGGCAACGGgggcaaaagtttcctcataattAATCACATACTCCTGAGAAAACCCTTTAGTAACTAAGCGGACTTTCTACCGTTctaaagaaccatcagaatgaGTCTTAACCTTGTAGACCTATTTGCAATCGATTAGATTCTTACCATCCAGAAgtgaaaccaactcccaagtctaATTGTGAGCAAGAGCAGTAAGTTCAACTTGCATGGCATCCACCCATTTGGGATCATTGCAAGCTTCTTTATAGGACCTAGGCTCAAAATAAGTGTGACTGTGGGAAAGGAATGATTGATAAGAAGATGAGAAACAGGTATTAGTAAAGCCATATTTTACCGGTGGTTGACGATTGTCGCGGACGGGATACCGACGGGCAGGCGAATCAGGATCCGCAGAGGCAGATTGGGGAGCAGTTGTAGAAGTTGGACGATGGGTGTAGACCTGGGTGATCGGAGCACGACGAGGTGATGCTAAGGGGGCTCCAGAAATATCAGATACCTGAAGAGTGGAGGTGTACTCTTCGGGAGGCACATCCATATCCATAGGAAAGGGGTCAATATGGATCAAGTCTTATTTGGCTACAGAAGCAGTGCAAAGTGGAAGAGTAAAATAGGGAAGACGCTCTAAGAAGCCAATGTGCCTTGAAACATATAGCTTTTTGGTCACAGGATCATAACACCAATACCATTTTTTATTAATGTCGtaccccaaaaaaacacctaagacACAGCGGGTGCTGAGCTTAGTGCGGTCTTTCTTGGGGAGGAGAACAAAACAGGTAGAACCAAACACTCGAAGAAGAGAGTAATTAGGAACCTAACCATAAAGCCGCTCATAAGGAGAGCTACCAGAGAGAAGAGGGGTGGGCATCCGATTCACGAGATAGGCTGCAGTGAGAACAACTTCTCCCTAGTAACAGGACGGGACAGAGGAAGACAGGAGTATAGACCGAGCAGTATTGTAATACCCGCCTTTGATATTTcagtatttcaattacttttaattgaaacTATTTGTTTTGGGGGTTAAAAATTGTAACAATAGAATTTGCGAGGGTCTTATAGGTGATTTGCGATTAGAACATAAGTTAACAATAGGTCTCGCTTGCACGCGATAATCTTTATATAGGTTTACAAGCATTCTTCTCTCGTACgcgtatagagagagagagagagagagagagagagagagagagagagagagagagagagagagagagagagagacggttgggaagaggagaagagaaagaggaaaaaaacccTAGTCTGTTCTTCACGAAATTATTCAAGGCATCTAGAAAACTTATtaatttctggtatttttactaTGGGTTCAATAGTGTGTCTATTGTActgtgttaaattttcagaattttctgagaaatatgaaaaaagataaaaatcgtaAACCAAGCTGTGGTAGGATTCCTATGTTTGAGCagacagcttacagagctgcgtctttcatcaattttttttatggttaaaCGATTCTCCTGATTATGGATccttttgggtttgaaagattGATAAATTAGTGATGTTTTGGCAttggaattactaaaaagtattaattattcgattttttatgaattttcgaacacaaactgttctgctggaaattgtgTTGCTCTGCTCAGAATTTCTGAGTTCGGgggtgattttgactaggttccTTTATTGTGAAACATGAGGGATGAACTTTGATGAGTgataatggtgtgtaccaaatttggaGTTTATTAGATACATATTCTAGGTTTGGCAGAATTTACAAGTTGGTGTGATCCTGCTGGATTTTGTATTTGTGGCTCCGACATGTCTTGAGAAAAACAGTCATATCTTTTAGTTCGGGTATCGAGTTTGTGCAccgatttttgatttggaaactagactcgtatgcCTTTCGGAATATGTAGTGTTTGTGGCTTATTTTGTTATAGgttaaatcaatttttggtttgAAGTTGGTGGACGTGCAAAATCTGTAATTTTGGACAATTGTGTGAGTAACTTCAGATGAGCATAACTTTGTCGTCCGGACTCTATGTTGGGCAAACTTTATATCAGAATTCATGTAACGGAAGTGTAATTTCTAACTGTGGTGGTCTCATAAACTAGTTCTAA
It encodes:
- the LOC131327779 gene encoding uncharacterized mitochondrial protein AtMg00810-like, whose protein sequence is MHDSALFLHRTSHGLILLLLYVDDMIITGSDSIAIAEVKSHLFHEFEMKDLGPLRYFLGIEAASSPQGYLLGQSKYVTDILHRARLTDTKTVDTPLELHAKFSASDGVPLEDPTEYREFVGCLVYLTVIWPDISYAVHIVNQFVSAPRTTHWAALLPILRYLRGTLHQCLLISSTSSLTLHVYADANWASDVNDRKSTFGLCVFLGDSLIS